The Salvelinus sp. IW2-2015 linkage group LG15, ASM291031v2, whole genome shotgun sequence genome includes a region encoding these proteins:
- the LOC111973694 gene encoding intestinal mucin-like protein: protein MACGPAVEPTCNTRYNEKYLNNQTQMTNKTKEGCFCPSKTVLFSTYSDTCVVSCGCTGPDGNPKMPGDTWESGCQQCTCDMDSMIVQCQPITCPTPAIPICNETGYRLVNKTEGCCQKYTCECDALLCPKVMMDCQPGWEAIISTSISSCCPEYTCVPKSVCVYNNIEYQPGAEVPKGTCENCTCSSIMDPSTKLNNIVCTNISCDTTCSQGFQYQAIPGQCCGKCVQTSCVVTMPDKTKQTIQVNETWSPPGDKCVKYXCEETGGQYIPVEVKTVCPAFSPENCVPGTEKTDANGCCKTCTERSNVCEMKYTTTSIVISGCATAEPVEINSCSGNCGTSSMYSAEANTMMHYCSCCQEATTSQKEVELMCPDGSKVKHSYIHVESCGCHVTDCDAGTTAAPGTTRQRRRRR from the exons ATGGCATGTGGTCCAGCAGTTGAACCAACATGTAATACAAG ATATAATGAGAAGTATTTGAACAATCAAACCCAAATGACCAATAAGACAAAGGAGGGTTGCTTCTGTCCATCTAAAACCGTCTTGTTCAGCACCTACTCTGATACTTGTGTGGTCTCCTGTG GCTGTACAGGACCTGATGGCAACCCCAAAATG CCTGGTGATACATGGGAGAGTGGTTGCCAGCAGTGCACATGTGACATGGACTCCATGATTGTCCAGTGCCAGCCTATCACTTGCCCCACACCAGCCATACCCATCTGCAATGAGACTGGATACAGATTGGTGAACAAGACAGAAGGCTGCTGCCAGAAATATACATGTG AGTGTGATGCACTGCTTTGCCCCAAAGTCATGATGGACTGCCAGCCAGGGTGGGAGGCAATTATAAGCACGTCCATCTCAAGCTGCTGTCCAGAGTATACCTGTG TTCCTAAGAGTGTATGTGTCTACAATAACATTGAGTACCAG cCTGGTGCTGAAGTTCCTAAAGGAACTTGTGAGAATTGTACCTGCAGCTCGATCATGGATCCTAGCACCAAGCTCAACAACATTGTGTGCACAAATATCTCCTGCGACACTACATGTTCACAG GGCTTCCAGTATCAGGCCATACCTGGTCAGTGTTGTGGGAAGTGTGTGCAGACAAGCTGTGTGGTTACTATGCCAGATAAGACCAAACAGACTATTCAG GTGAACGAAACGTGGTCACCACCTGGTGACAAATGTGTGAAGTACAYATGTGAGGAAACTGGTGGCCAATATATACCAGTGGAGGTGAAGACTGTGTGCCCTGCATTCAGCCCAGAGAACTGTGTCCCA GGCACAGAAAAGACAGATGCAAATGGATGTTGCAAGACCT GCACAGAACGCAGCAATGTCTGTGAGATGAAGTACACCACCACTAGCATTGTCATCAGTGGCTGTGCGACCGCAGAGCCTGTGGAGATCAATTCCTGCTCAGGAAACTGTGGAACCTCTTCTAT GTACTCAGCAGAGGCGAACACCATGATGCACTACTGCTCCTGCTGCCAAGAGGCGACCACTAGCCAGAAAGAGGTGGAGCTGATGTGYCCTGATGGGTCAAAGGTCAAGCACTCCTACATCCACGTTGAGTCGTGTGGATGTCATGTCACAGACTGTGATGCAGGCACGACCGCCGCCCCGGGGACGACGAGACAGCGCAGGAGAAGGCGCTAA